A DNA window from Zingiber officinale cultivar Zhangliang chromosome 3A, Zo_v1.1, whole genome shotgun sequence contains the following coding sequences:
- the LOC122053119 gene encoding auxin-responsive protein SAUR71-like has protein sequence MKRQIRRGSRVADASDCRPPFAARTPRRRRVPWGHVPVQVGEEMERFAVRAELLGRPAFVELLRRSAQEYGYGQGGVLRIPCPVPLFRRLLLLLSSSSAVASDDDPALEELFRVLPADGD, from the coding sequence ATGAAGCGGCAGATCCGTCGGGGCTCGAGGGTGGCGGACGCTTCCGACTGCCGGCCGCCGTTCGCCGCGAGGACGCCGCGGCGGCGGCGGGTCCCGTGGGGGCACGTGCCGGTGCAAGTAGGCGAGGAGATGGAGCGGTTCGCAGTGCGGGCGGAGCTGCTCGGCCGGCCGGCCTTCGTCGAGCTTCTCCGTCGCTCCGCCCAGGAGTACGGCTACGGGCAGGGCGGCGTGCTGCGGATCCCCTGCCCGGTACCGCTCTTCCGTCGCCTCCTTCTCCTCCTATCCTCTTCCTCCGCCGTGGCCTCGGACGACGATCCTGCCCTCGAAGAGCTTTTCCGTGTGCTCCCGGCTGACGGCGACTAG
- the LOC122053121 gene encoding protein RGF1 INDUCIBLE TRANSCRIPTION FACTOR 1-like, with protein MGRREFGAGIPRWLCGLVEESFFVGCPAHENRKKNEKNTFCLGCCTSICLHCAADHRSHPLLQVRRYIYNDVVRLEELDKLIDCSYVQPYTINSAKVVFLKPRPRSRPSKGSANICSTCDRILQEPFHFCSLSCKVDHFLVVGEDLSSILVEESEIAFSHFESLRVDSSDPLEDYSQMTVEEEPMHDSDYGRKSSGTKKESGGSFPNQALSPSFNNSGRRRRKSQNPQRSYLS; from the exons ATGGGAAGGAGGGAGTTCGGAGCAGGAATTCCGCGATGGCTGTGCGGGCTGGTGGAAGAGAGTTTCTTTGTGGGCTGCCCCGCTCACGAGAACCGGAAGAAGAACGAGAAGAACACCTTTTGCCTCGGCTGCTGCACCAGCATCTGCCTCCACTGCGCCGCCGACCACCGCTCCCACCCTCTCCTCCAG GTTCGGCGCTACATATACAATGATGTGGTTCGATTGGAGGAGCTCGACAAGCTCATAGATTGCTCATATGTTCAG CCTTATACCATAAACAGTGCTAAAGTGGTCTTTTTGAAGCCAAGGCCTCGATCAAGGCCTTCCAAAGGCTCTGCCAACATTTGCTCGACATGTGACAGAATCCTCCAAGAGCCCTTCCACTTCTGCTCTCTCTCCTGCAAG GTGGATCATTTTCTGGTAGTAGGAGAGGACTTGTCGAGCATACTAGTCGAGGAATCTGAAATCGCTTTCTCTCACTTTGAGAGCCTCAGGGTGGACAGCTCTGATCCCTTGGAGGACTACAGCCAGATGACAGTAGAAGAAGAGCCTATGCACGACAGTGATTATGGCAGGAAGAGCTCCGGAACAAAGAAGGAGAGTGGTGGTTCCTTCCCCAATCAAGCTCTATCTCCTAGCTTCAACAACAGTggcaggaggaggaggaagagccaAAATCCTCAAAGATCGTATCTTTCATAG
- the LOC122053120 gene encoding 50S ribosomal protein L22-like yields the protein MAGWQRCLRSVFRQVTTVAEQNCRIYSTGYSTCTKILSPGQYAHPWRLSDFSSAKVGRPLYQYLQHLQISSTRSLLAEENTDAVPISSPLLIGDSLKTKKKDGLSKPLTVQAIKKKIRQSPKKVNLVAKLVRGMRVEDALLQLQLIVKRAAMTVYQVIHSARANATHNHGLDPDRLLVAEAFVGKGVYRKQVSYHAKGRSGVMERPQCRLTVVVRETTPEEETKIAKLRVSNFKKLTKRERQLMPHKLIETTPKWTRRRKEAATDS from the exons ATGGCTGGATGGCAACGTTGTCTACGATCTGTTTTTCGGCAGGTCACTACAGTGGCTGAGCAGAATTGTCGGATATATAGCACTGGGTATAGCACCTGCACAAAGATCCTTTCACCAG GTCAATATGCACATCCATGGAGACTATCTGATTTTTCTTCTGCAAAAGTTGGAAGGCCTCTTTATCAGTATCTACAGCATCTG CAAATTTCCAGTACAAGGAGCTTGTTGGCTGAAGAAAATACTGATGCAGTACctatctcttctcctcttctcattGGAGATTCTCTGAAGACCAAGAAAAAAGATGGGCTATCAAAACCATTGACCGTTCAAGctattaagaaaaaaataagacAG AGTCCAAAGAAGGTTAATCTGGTCGCTAAACTAGTACGTGGTATGCGTGTTGAAGATGCTCTCTTGCAATTGCAACTGATTGTGAAACGGGCTGCAATGACTGTCTATCAG GTGATCCATTCAGCCCGCGCAAATGCAACACATAACCATGGACTCGATCCAGATCGTCTCCTCGTTG CTGAAGCTTTTGTGGGGAAAGGTGTGTATCGTAAGCAAGTATCGTACCATGCTAAAGGTAGGTCTGGTGTCATGGAGAGGCCTCAATGCCGCCTGACGGTGGTGGTCAGGGAAACCACTCCCGAAGAGGAAACAAAGATCGCGAAGCTGCGAGTAAGCAATTTCAAGAAATTGACTAAGCGGGAGAGGCAACTCATGCCTCACAAGCTCATCGAGACAACTCCTAAATGGACTCGGAGGCGCAAGGAGGCTGCTACAGATTCATAA
- the LOC122053122 gene encoding acyl carrier protein 1, chloroplastic-like: MASVAGTAFAVSVRPPRRLQQVSNHLSGLKSVSFTSQRKSFVSIRSAPRFRISCAAKPETLEKVCSIVKKQLALAENALVTGESTFVQLGADSLDTVEVVMGLEEEFGISVEEENAQTIQTVQDAADMIEILLEKKNAA, translated from the exons ATGGCTTCAGTCGCTGGAACAGCCTTCGCGGTCTCGGTTCGTCCGCCGCGGCGGCTGCAGCAG GTATCTAATCACCTCTCTGGTCTCAAATCAGTTTCCTTCACAAGCCAACGGAAGAGCTTTGTTTCAATCCGCTCAGCACCGCGCTTCAGGATTTCTTGTGCT GCCAAGCCAGAGACGCTGGAGAAGGTGTGCTCAATTGTGAAGAAACAGTTGGCACTCGCTGAGAATGCTCTGGTTACTGGAGAATCCACCTTTGTTCAACTCGGGGCTGATTCTCTTGACACG GTTGAAGTCGTTATGGGTCTTGAGGAGGAATTTGGTATCAGTGTGGAGGAAGAAAATGCCCAGACCATTCAGACGGTTCAAGATGCTGCTGATATGATTGAGATACTCTTGGAGAAGAAAAATGCTGCTTAA